Genomic window (Methylocaldum szegediense):
GCCAGCAGCGAATAGCCGTCGTCGAACAACATGGCGAGGCGGGGATTCACGGTCAGCACGTACTCATTAGTGTCGCCGTCGTGAAAGAACTCGTGCACCAGGGAACCCGTGTAGCTGCGGTTCCCGACGCCAATCTCGACGGCGCAGGCGGTCAGTCGCGTGAGCACCGCTTTCAGCCATTCGCGGTTTTGCTTGCCTTTCGATCGTCCGATGCCGTTCAAAAAACCGTACGCGCTGAAGCGGACCTGCGAGCCGAGGGTGTGGTGTCGGGCAAGATGAACGGCGAACAGCCATACATCGAGATCGGACTGGTCCAGCTTCATCCCGGTGTAGCGGATCGTGACGCCGGGCCAGCTGGCGATCAGCTCCTTTTCGGCATACCGGCGCCGCCCGCGGCGAACTACGCCGAACAAGGCCGATCGGACAATCGCGTTGGGAACGCCGCGATTGGGTTCGGGCCACAGCGGCAATTGAATGAAAGACTTCGAAGGAGAGGACGGGCGTCTACGCTGGCGAAGCGCCAGCGCGGCGGTTTGACTGTCCCGCGGATCCACGTTTTCGGCCAGTTGTTCTTTTTTGT
Coding sequences:
- the trfA gene encoding plasmid replication initiator TrfA, which produces MDKKEQLAENVDPRDSQTAALALRQRRRPSSPSKSFIQLPLWPEPNRGVPNAIVRSALFGVVRRGRRRYAEKELIASWPGVTIRYTGMKLDQSDLDVWLFAVHLARHHTLGSQVRFSAYGFLNGIGRSKGKQNREWLKAVLTRLTACAVEIGVGNRSYTGSLVHEFFHDGDTNEYVLTVNPRLAMLFDDGYSLLAWQTRSALRSDLAKWIHCFVRSHPPGVSHRVGIDGLLHLCGSESKSVREFRQRLREAMGELEALGEVRNWRAKDIVLEFERAETEADQGFPAAVPADGEQIVNLVTK